TTTGTGAATAACTGTAACGGATATTATTTTGCCTTGCTACAAGGCTGTTTCTTTTGTATGCTATGCCATTATATGTGAATTAGCCCAAGAATGCTCTATATACAGTCAGTAGATATGcacatttattcttttttttgcatctttgaATTTACACAGTAGCCATTTTAACGCAGCCTGATGGAGTTCCTGTTGGATTTAAGGTGAAGTCcttgttattattttgtgcTCAAACAACCGAAACTAGCCTGTCTCCAAGATGGCTACTGTCTGAATAAAGGTGAGGTGAAAAGTTAGCGTAAACATTACCTCTGGCATTGTTTTTAGCTTACCTGAACCCttacagaaaacaacatttggTCCTGAAAATCCAATCAGTCACAATACAGCCTGAAAACCACAGGATTTTTTAACAGTTatcagtgtgtttgtatttattacacATGTATGAAATCATGGTTGTTTCAGAGCTATTGTCTAGAGGTCAACCACGGcatgattaaaacaaacaaactaatttGAATTATTCAGAGCGGCTCCTCCTCGAGTTACCTGTTCAGTATTACAGTCTAGGGGCCGAGCACCATTGTGATAAAACCTGCCTCAGTCGTGTCTTCTGAAGTCATTGGAGTGAATTGACAGCACCGGCCATGCAAGGCAAACACAAGGATTGTTTTTGCACCCCTTAAAGAAACAGCTTAACTCCACTTTTCACATTGCCTGTCAAATATTATCGAAGCTTCATGTAATGATGCTTTTTAGTGTTTGAATATAAAAGGACAAgagacatgaaaagaaaaatgaacgatttgtaaaacataaaatgtttttatttgttgcatgtctttttttctcaataaaatAACGTACTGCAGTGTTTTGaatgttgatttcttttttataaggATTTCAGAGTAAAATTGTAAAGCCTTTTTCTTGACAGGTTTTAACTTTTAAGGTCTCTGCGTATGTAAAAAAGGTATTGAATGAAAAAACTATTgtctttttaattcaaattcaaaacctGTTTTCTGTGAAGAAAAATAGCTGAAAGGTGTAGGTTTTATGGTCTCTTAATTTGTACTGGCAATGCGGATCCCAAATAAATGGTTTCTTTTGTTGCATAAATTgcagttttgtcatttttcatgtCAAGTTCCATGTGCTTTTGTTACGTTTTCCACAAAATGCACCACTAAATTTCATCTCAAACTTGCATGTGGTTTCTCCTCCAGGCTTTTGTAACAGGGTCAGGGTCAGGAGTCACTGTAGGATACAAGTTTACACGTTGTAGACTTGTCAGTCCAACACCTCTGGATAACATTGCACGTCTCACTTCCAACTATGCTACTGCATGCAGGCATTTTATCACCACTAACATAGCGCCAGAGCTTGGCCGAGCTGCCAAAAAGTATGAAGGGGACATATTCACAGTTTTCAAAGTGAGGGAAAGCTTTGCgctccagacagacagaccctgcccaacccacccccacccccctcttcACATCCATGGAATGGTTAATGTGCGTTTCCTGAAAGAGGCTGAAAACACTTATCTCTCTCCTCCAGATAAACTAGACAGGATTTTTGCTCCTGCTCTTCAAATACATCCGTccctgggaaaaaaagaagaaaggggtTGAAAAAATTAACTTGTAGATTAAGAAGAGGTTTGCAGGAGCATCCAAAATCAAAGAGCGTGACAGAGACTGTGGGAGTGACATAATGTATGCAAACATGATCAAGTGTAATTACATGGAGAAGCCTCCTTGTTTCTATCAAAGGGCCACTGTTTTAGGCATGAAAGGCAAGAAGTGCTGGACGTGTTTATATTATATGTTCCTTAAAACCAAAAGTCATTGTCAATTGTCAATTCAGTCATTTCATTGTGAAAAGGTGTAAATCCCAGTCCGAGCAAAATCAGTGTATGTTTTCTTGAATTTGTGATTCCTTTAACAAAAAGGCTGGATAACATGATACACTGTGACAAATCCAGTGTAGGTTTTTAAGAAGACTATACTGTGGTTGTTCTAGATCATTAAAATGGGGAGTGCCAGGCTGAGGCCAAATATTATACCACCATAGGTTtggtatatatgtatatttactgtatattatttctTGGgcaattttaggccttttttgacaggacagatgaagaaataaaaggggagagagaaggggaatgaagcaaagggctgcaggacGGAGTTGAACCCGGACCCACTGCCtcaaggagcaaacctctataATAAATGTGGGGTAACATTTTTACAAGCCACAGTTAGGGGACTTAGAGTAAGGTTAATGCTTCATATGAAATGGGTTTAAACCCAttttaaaagggataaaaatcAGATGGCAAGTGTTAGTGTTTTTTATCTACCCTACTACAAGAAGTGCAAGTCACTCCCAGAACTCACTGATCTGTTGATTTGCAAGTCAATAGATGCCCAGATGTCTTGGGTTAAACTGGGTACATTTGGTTGAAATacttgaaatattaaaatgttaattctGTTGAAACAACAATAACCTAGatgtctaaaaaacaaaagcattagGTTAGATAACATtcagttcaaatatttatttaagacTGCTTTTtctaaattcacacacacaaaaaattgtGCTAGCTCTTTTGATCTCTAAAGAAAATTATAACGTACTTTCATTCAAAATACACCTTTTTTTACCATATACATGTTTCCTGAAGTctatttagctgcttcagtatTTTTATGGGGTTTCTGTTATTATAGTTCAGATGCTTCTTGTTAAGGTTGATTCTGCTATATTGTTGTGATATAGTAATATTCACACCCTCTCACCACATAGTTTGCTGCAGTGAACCACACTTTACAATTAATTTCACACAGCTGGTTTGTTTTGGAATCTGTTTATTTGCCTAAACcttaaactgtttaaataaagtgcACACATTTGACACTGtacacatattatatatatatataaatatataacctCAGACACTTGGCTCTTGGCCATCTGCCTCAACCGGTTGTGggggtgagacagagagagacagaaagagatgaATAGAAGAAGAAGCTAAATTGGTAACAGGCATTAAATGGGACATGAatacacacagaggaaaagagaaagaagtgtcacaggaagtcccccagcattctcaaaataatcatttatttcttttctttgagttACCATGTTTGTCGGGGGAGGTTTCCTTCCTGGTGGAGCAACAGacataaagattattattttaaagattatttttgaggtattttttccctttatcaGATTgcgacagtggatagacaggaaaggtgtgagagagatgggggatgataCGCAGCAACTCGGGCTGCTGTAAAGgtctcagcctacatggggcgcacgctcctactgggtgagctagaggttgccccgGCTGACATAAATACGCGATATACTGCCTTCAACTTGTAACTTGCAACTCCTCATCATCTTGGGACAGACATCTGACCCGTTCTGACCATAAAGACTTATAGAAAATTGATAGACTTGCgcgcaactttttgttttttttgggatgtTCATACCAAAATGCCAAaactaaacaacatgaattacgttttacacatgaaaataatgttttacaaatgtaaagGGCCCTAAGGTGGGTTATGCATTTAACCCAATCCTGAGAGGCTTCCTTGTAGAGGAATCCAGTTTTgatagagaggaaaagagaaacatgtTCGTCTGGGTTCTGTTTTAGAAGTAATCTTGTTTAAAATCCCATTAGCATTTCTAACTACACTAATAATTAAAACTTCAACTTTGAATAGGGCCATTCTCTACAGTATGTCGTGTGGCTCACATTGTGTGTTAGATAAGAACTAatcattgtttgtttgaaaataacgttttaccaaaaaaaatagttaaagcTAAAATTGGCTTCTTGTATAGAACATGCTCCACTTTCACTCCCTCTGCTAAACTAACTAATTTGAAAGGATAATTATTGTAATGTTAGACTATGGTGGTGTTATTTATAGGTCAGCATGTGAGAGTGCACTCCAGAAGCTTAATGTTTTCCATCAGTCTGCTTTTCAGacttttcctcttttaaaacACACCACTTCCCCCCCGCACTTGTGTTACTTGTTGCAAACTGCATCTGCGGCCACAAACATTGATCTTCTCACCATATTCTGTTGAGtacccaaaacaaaaaacatactttatCTGTTGTCATTCCAATCTGCTGCAGTCAAAGACCCGCAAAATCAGTGAAGTTGGACAATTGTATCTCCGGGTCAGCTTTTAAGACCTCTATCATGGACATACTTGCTAAAACATGCAGCTGTTTAATGACACACTACTGTTCACTAACTTTTATCTGTTGGTTGCTCACTGTTatccaattacatttttgttttgccttACCTGTTTGTCTTGCTGCTTGTGAATGCTATTCTTGTTCTGTTGTTGTAGTGCCTGATGATTGTGTGCAAGACTGTATatcatttactgtgtgtgtttgttgtcacTTGTTATGGTGTTATTATTGTATGTAAGTGATGGATGTGTCAGAAATGTTTGGCTGTGTGCTGCTGTCTTTTTAACTAATATTTATCTTTCACCCCCCATTCAAACCAAGCAAGAGGAATTGTTTTTTGCCAAGCCACTAGTGTAGATAACAATGTGTTCCAAATGGTTTGactggttaaaaaaaggttcaataaaaaaattaaaattttaattttagagtTTGCATTGAGTTACAGAAGGTAGTGAAACTGAGGCTATTCCGGACATGAGGTCATGACTCTGGCTCTTTAAATATATCAGTTTAAAGTTGCTataatcaatgtttttgtattaacaACTGGTGAAATGACTAACTGTAATGTGTAAAGGGTATAGTGTATAAAAAGGTATAGTGATTAATCCACAAAGATTGTCTCAGCTAAAGGGcattttaatatctttaaaCTCATTGGTCTGGATTTACAGCTGGCACCAGGAGTTAGTGGAAACCAAATCTGAGATAAACGGAGAGTGAATATTTCCATTGGTCAagtaaacagaaacatgactTCTACCAAATTCTAATGTTTCCACTTCTATTTCAGAACTTATAAATGCCTCAAATAGGCTGTGTGCAAAATGCTTTATTGTGGCAAAGAAATtttatactattatattatcatattcatatttagtTTTAGCAAAAACGCAAAAGCAGACAGACCTCTGATGTGAGGGAAGAAATCAAAGCAGTGGGTAGAAACACTGTTTAAGTAAATGCACTTCTATCTTCTTTGACCTCAACCTCATTGGTTTTGTACATATCAGTCTTCTCATTCTCGTAGTTTATTATCAGTCATACTCTACCAGACCACAATGCATGTGGCAAATAATTTGAGGCTCAGGGCTCACATTATATCAGTGACAATAACATGGCTCATAAGGCCTTATACACAATGCTTAATGTGCATCAATTATGTCAACGCCTGCCAGcatgactcacacacacaaaccaagaCTACACACATGCTTGAGGGAAGAGCTACTGAAGCAGACAATGCAAGGTCCGAGGTCACGACATAATAAAGAGGCTTTGTCTCAAGAAACCCTTCTGCGTTAATATGATAAAATAAGTCTTCTTCTTTACTGATTGATCATACATGAATCATGTTGCTCACAAAATAACTCTAGAGAAAAAGGTTCTGGTCCAGTAATTAGTGATGGTGGGTGTTTCAGTCAGTGTTGCAGATTTCAGATTTGGAAACAGTTCAGTTTGGCAAAAACTTGCTACTGGAAAGCCTAAGTCTTGCGTTGCTTATGCCACCCACAGATCTTTAATGAATTCCTCTGATCCCAACTTTCATAAAGAAGACATTTGGAAAAGATTTCACAGATCAGTGTGCGTCATCGTAGCCTTTCAAGTTATTTCAACCATggaaaatttgaatttgaatctGCAGTAAATGTAAGCATTTGGGGTGTGGGAGTTTAAGGCTGTAAAGTGGTTCTTTATATTTTACTAAAGCTTCCATAATGAGCAAGATGTGTACCTTATCATGTTTTTCTATTGAACCTATAAGACTGTGCCAGGAGCTACTCTTATTACAGAAATGAGAGAGTTATCTCTCCAAAACATGAATCAAAATTAAGGACATTCCGATACACTGCTGTTGCAATAATTATTGAACTCACATCTAACAACAAAAGAGGGACCATTCATTGATCGTCAATTCTCATGCAGCTGTGAGCTAATTTGTTTTGAGTTTGcctctgtgtttttatcttcttaAATGGTTTCCCTGCATTTTTGGACATTAAGtaatttgacacatttgacacatttgtGTCTGCCCCTTTAGTGGGAAATCCTGTGTTTTTATAAGATAGCAATACTGATTATGTTGTCAAGATGGATTTATGTCTCATAAGAAAACTGCCCAGTTTCCCCTGCTCTGTGTACCCtgctttatactgtatattgtaatttAGCAGGCAGCTGTCATACTGAGTGTTCACATTATCCAGTATGTACAGCATGGTTCAGAGTCAGACTGAATGCACCGGCTGTGACTATACCATTCCTCTCTAACACATACAAAATCTTGTTTTACGGCttcaaattaatatttaaatcaatGGGCAAAAACCAAGCCTCCCAACAGTGAAACATTGCTGACCTCTGACGGTCTGTGTGACTTCCGTGTCTTTTAAAGGAAGAAAGCATTAACAACAGGAACAGTGAAGGGTTTGAAAGTTTTAAGGCTCTTAGTCAAACTATGTAACAGTCTAGATAGGCCTCTATAGGTTAACCTTACTTTAGTCCTTTTTAAGCAGactataaattattattattatttatataattagcTAAAAGGCACTTGCTAAAACAATGGATTTTCAAATGCCTTCacgagggagagaaagacaactACCAGGACaattctgtctgtgtcttctttttgtcataaatcataaattctataaagctactctgagatggctttcattttttgttttgaatttctgcagcaaaagaaacaaaatgcatgcattcaTAATATGCAATGCATAAAcccaacaaaaccaaaaatgtaaagAGGCTTCGAGAGAAACTGCAGTGCAAAACACAATCTATGATCATTACAATCACTATTGTCTATTGTATAAGGAGCAGACCTGACACATTATGTAATGCAGTTTCTGTAATTGTTctatgactgactaaatgttcctgttggaaGAGAAGatgtgttagtgttttggaAAAATTATCTTTGCATTGTTTTGGTAGACAGTGTAATGTAatagtgtattattgtatttagaaaattagtgttggagtttacaatgtgtgattttgagcatgaAATTAACTGTTTGTCAATTGGgtgttgtaggtgtgttggTGCGTTAAGAGTTTATGAAAGTTgtcaaaattattgaaaaaaattgtcatcttagcaattgtaaaaaaactaattttacaacctaataaatgaattatatttataaatttgaatttcattaaattatattaatgttatttaaagGTATCCTaactatataagaacagtccatatGTGAAATGGGAATTCCAGTGAGGTTGTAGACAGAATTATTCTGTTAAACTAGGCACATTAGCAGGCCTTCTTTAGGTTGGTGTTGCTCTATTATGATTTAAGATTTATCCAGTCTTATTTATGTGGTATGAAATCACTGAGGTGTTAAGCATGCACACAGATTTTTATTCAATTCAGGAAAATCTGGAAAAAGTGGTTAAATTAGCTTAAGCTAAGGCTATCTCACCAGCTAGCCTTGGCATGCAGGAGTACATTCACTGCACTTTGGTTTATACCGGTTTTCTAGTTCTGTAGAATGTATTTGATGatgtaacaatatttttttagcGTGGACCACATCAATGCCACATAAAAATTAAAGACATGACAACTTTGATGGATAACAGAACTCATGTCtgtttaaaggttattttttatGGAATAATGAcataatcctgtttttttagtttggcaaaaaaaaaacagttcaaccCGTTTTCTGAGGTTTGCAGAATGTTGCCTGTTAGgtctttgttttataatttagaCCTCATCCGTGGACACAAGTGTGACCTTGTGCAGCTTTGAGCTGTCTCACCAGAGCATCTGACCATGGTGGCTGACACAGCAAGACGTCTGCCTGTTTGGGGACAGAGGGTGTATGTAGGTCAGCCATGTGCCTGCATGCTGTGACAGCGGCATGGTCACTGTGTTGTACAGCAGGACAGGGATTGGAGTGGACAGAGAGAGCCAGCGTGGAGAGAGGCCCCCCTCACACGTCAGCACCGATACTTCCTCATTTGCCACTTTAAACACTTTGACATTATCAGGCCACACAGAGCAACGTCCACCCTCATTATTCTCACCTTTGGTAATACAGCAAAATGGGCAAAGAGGAGAAACCGGCAGAAATACTGGATGGACATCAGATCAAGGTGCGTGTCTGAAATGTTAGGATGGTCGTTTGATGGGTGTCAAGACATGTAACAATAGTGAGGTTTAATTACCACATGGTTACAGTTTTGACAACACAgagttgaagtaataataatagtgataacataaagtaataattcaatctacacCGCTCtagaaagaaggaaatatctcCCTGATTCTAAAAAATAAGCTACTGGCTAAGCATGGCAACACAGTTGACTTATTTATTAGAAGAATAACTTTTTAATAAAGTTATGATTTAAACGTATTCATTACAAAACCAAGAAGTTCTTTTAAGAgatattttattacaaaaggGTTAGTAGTAGAGCTCCAAATCAAGGCTATTATAAACCCATAAATGATGACatactgccatctagtggctcaAACACTGAGGACCAGATGATGTAGCAAAAATgaataatgttgttttaacattttatgtttgaGATCATTTTACACAAAGAATGTCAGTGAAACGGATTAAGATAGAACAGAGTGATAACTTTCCAGAAGTTGGTCGAGTCTATGACAATAATGGGTTTATATAAGGTTACaaagatactgtatgtattaaaaATGCTGTCATCGCTGTTGGTGAGTCATCAAAAGGTAACAAATGTTGGCTTAACAAATACGAAAGGAGCTCATCGATTGTAAGGATGCATTGAACCGGATGCAGACTTGATGTTTGTCTTGATGCTGCTTGGCATTTTtcctgaggaagaaaaaaatcaaaagaattaTAAGTTCAGTAGGTAACGTCCCTGCTCATGAACTGTGGTCAAAGCCAAGTTTTAGTTTGATTTGAGTTCACGAGCGGTCATCGCTAGAGACTCCTTGGCTGTGATTAGTTGTTTTCCTTGggaaaggaggcagaggaaggtGATTTTGTTCCCTgtccttcagcagctccattggcttccagttcaattcagaataaaatttaaaatacttctgtgtactttcaaagccatccataaccttCTCCTCCACATGTATCTGAACTCCTTCACATCGCCgtcccctcccgctccctcagatcctcctcctccacctcactGTACCCCCAGCTCAACTTGTCATCATGGGGAACAGAGTAGGGCTGcataattaatcaaattttaagaacaatcacgattttgacttcccacgatcaaatttgcgtgatcaagcgattttgttttaaagcgtcatttcttAGAACGCTGAGTTTTGTTGCAAAGCCAATCCCGCTCCCtaaaccactgtctgctcatgagccagtcaaaGTATTTCCcgccccgtgcagcttagtttcaagttgtagacagtcacagaggacagagtaacgggaagaaaactcaacagatagcagtgggtcatacgtcggtctcaaggtttaccagtttaccagtaaacgctacattttgtcccgtctgttgttgtcccgtctgttgttgtTCAGACAGCAGCGGTtaccagtgctagttggtgctagtagcgtctgttagctgttagctcctctaggacgcaccggtgctaatgtcctcgcatccgctgcaatatGCAtaaggtttaattttgcgttacatgacccattttgtctgtaaagctgtgcctgttttggatctctcctctactctctcgtcttactctctGCGCATCTCTGCCACACAGCGgtcgccggtccacacttctgacatttgtctacagttttaattttttataaacatagctgtatattgttaagtatgaggggcaaacctgtatttgtaccagtgtttttgctagtaaatgtaaatgtgctgtatttatatagcgcttttctagtcttaatgactactcaaagcgcttttacatcatacaggatacattcaccgttcacacacatttatacactgtggccgaggctgccgtacaagctGCCACCtaatcatcagataaacatgcacacacattcacactccaatgcgcagcactggaggcaactcggggttcagtgtcttgcccaaggacacttcaacatgggactgcagggccagggattgaacccccaaccttcagattggcagacaaccgctctaccactgagccacagccgcccgctagtaactctgctatcgtggcggccacggcgaagaacaaagaataagttattgaatgcaactaacttcagttggtagagtaatagcgtgtgagacggagctgctggacttgggcgagagatgtgacctatggccagaatatcatagttcataaaaatgcagcgcagtgacaatacagacatttcatacacacgatgtgtgtatccgccattcaacccgtgctggacccattcataatgagtcagccgtctctctgcgAGTAGcatccatcacactccctctcgcagttataaatagcatatgtgacgataaaattagttttggttaaaatcaacaaataatcgtgagaataatcgtgatcaaaattttgatcaaaataattgtgattatcattttggccataattgtgcagccctagaacAGAGCCTTCAGTCGCTCTGCTCAccagctctggaactcactccccCCCAACCTCCGCAGTATTGACTCTCTCTCCCTGTTCAAAACCAGACTCAAAACCCACCTGTTCCAGCTTGCTTATTTGTAAATACATTgtacacttttctgttccctgtatctgtcttttattgtctgtaaagtaCCCTTGAGTgtttagaaaggcgctgttaaataaaatgtattattattattattattattattattattattattattatattatttaatatataacCACTTCACACTGTAACTACTAAATGTATAGACATTTGATGTAAATACCCTGTCCACCTCAAAGTCATTTACATCCTAAGAATTTTAAAGCATTAATTATTAATGCAAATATTCTCAAAGAATTCTCAAAATTCTCTCACAAAGACAGTGAGCTGAAGAAGAGCAATGGCTTAACatcagtacaaaaaaacaacaacacgaaCAACAGAAACTCAAAGCAGTCAGGTGAAATACTAACCCAGCTCTCCAGGTCTCCTACCTGGCTGCCCTTGCTGTTGTGGAGCCACAGGTCCACCCATACCTGCTTGCTGGCTTGAACCCCCACCAATAGTGACCTGCTGTAAGGTTGGACCCCCACTCATCATGGGCCCTTGCCCTGGATGCCCAGGGGCCACTGGACCTGGAGGCCTACATTTGGAAAGCCCCTTTCCAAAAGCAACAGCTCCAACCAATGCATTAGTATCAGCAGGGTTGAAAGATGGTTTGTTCTGTCGTATtgctgggagaaaaaaaaaataataataataatttgtttttattagtccccaatggggaaattactgcactacactctgtgtacacacttttttgttagtactcacacacaggcctgaaatacacacacacgctcaggacctatacatgcactatacatggagagatgtcagagtgagtgggctgccagctgaaccagcgccctgagcggtcgggggggtacggtgccttgctcaagagcacctggcagtgcccaggaggtgaactggcatctctccagccaccaatccacgctcccaactttttgggtccatacggggatttgaaccagtgaccctccggttcccaacccaactccctatggactgagctactgccacccccagaAAGAAACATATgtcaacatatttaaatgtataaatacatttcagatgAATACCTGGAGATTGAAATTGCAACAAACCTGCACTTTCTGCATCTCTCTCGTCACGAGGGTTGTTAAGCTTGTCTAGCAGATTAGAACACAATTTATTTAACGTCTGGATCTGTTTCTGTTGATAAAAATATGACCAAAGGAAATGGGTTGGAACAATGCAATATATAGCCACAGCTGTAAGCAATGTAATGAATGACTGACTACAttttaccaaaacaacaaaacttaaCAGCAGCACAATTTTGTATACGTAAAGAAGGTTCGGGGGACTTTGacacagaagcatttaatgaaaTCTCGATCAAAGAAAATTAAGAGTAGCAAAACagtttagttttctttagtAGCGCCCCAACCCTAAGTGTGTATTTCCAAGAGGATTATATCTCCTGCTAAAGCTGTCACATTTGGGTTTTGCAAAGAtcgcatcggagtgtaaatgtgtgtgactgtttatctgatgagcctgtggcaccttgtacggcagcctcggccacagtgtatgaatgtgtgtgaatggtatatggttcctgtatgatctaaaagtgctttgagtagttgttaagactagaaaaaagaaaaaaaaaaaaaaaaatatatatatatatatatatatatatatatatatatatatatatatatatatagcgctatataaatacagtacatttacattttacatattgaTGGCACCCTGAAACATAATATTAACAATATCATGAAGGGGCCTTAACGGTCTCAATCTCTAAAGctgtacatacattcatacttGAACCTAGGACTGGTTAGGTGTTGGGAATAGGATTGAATAGATCTCATTGTCCCCTGACATGTGACCTAGGGAGTAACCTGATGTTACCCAAGTTCCCCCCCTTGTCTCATCTTACCACAACATAGTGTTTTTGGAAATTCCACCACATAAAATGACATTATATATTATCTGCATATGagtacaacacatttttttaaaagacaaagtaaaaaaaaagagataagcACTCTCCAGCAGCTGCACTAAACAGCAGTCTGCAGACTTGTCTTGTGTCAAAGAAAGGGAGTAAGAGTCGCAGCGGTGAGGCGattaaacaacttttttcatACGTTTATGTTCTAACGCTGGGTTCATACACTCAGCTACCGCTCTGCAAAAGGCAGACTATTAAACATCTGGGCACTCACTGTCAGCGGACTGTTCGGAAATGAATTGAACCGCTACGCTCTGCTGTTGTTGCAGCTCCTGGAAATAATACTAGTTTTATGCAATTTATGGGGAAAACTCAGCATAAAGCACAGTTAgaaaaaattaatgttttttttaagtgtaacgCAAACATAGGCGGCAACCTGGGACGACTGCTCCACCGTTATTTCCATTCACATAATTTGTCCCGCCCTGGCTGTTAGTGACCCAGGTTGTGCGCAATTCACATGGAAATCGACCCTAGTCTAAATCTACCCTGATCAAACCCACCTGGCAACCTGGGTCGCAAAGCCAAGAAAATTGAGGAGGGTTAACCAgttcaaacacacagtcaaccTGGGTATAACCCTGAGTTAGCCATTAGTGTAAAAGGAGTATCCCTAACC
This sequence is a window from Etheostoma cragini isolate CJK2018 chromosome 9, CSU_Ecrag_1.0, whole genome shotgun sequence. Protein-coding genes within it:
- the med8 gene encoding mediator of RNA polymerase II transcription subunit 8 isoform X1; translation: MQQREEKQLEAAVESLISRVAHVKNALHSFIYKLENEYERLTWPSVLDNFALLSGQLNTINKLLKNEKTPSFRNQVIIPLLLSPDRDEDLAKLTEQRVPVFSHEIVPDYLRTKPDPEVEEQEKQLSAEAARIGPEVAQKQIQTLNKLCSNLLDKLNNPRDERDAESAAIRQNKPSFNPADTNALVGAVAFGKGLSKCRPPGPVAPGHPGQGPMMSGGPTLQQVTIGGGSSQQAGMGGPVAPQQQGQPGRRPGELGKMPSSIKTNIKSASGSMHPYNR